The window GACGTGGCCCAGCGGGCAGACCATCAACAGCCTCTGGAGCGGCACGCTGAGCGGATCCGGTTCGTCGGTCACCGTGACCAACGCGCCCTACAACGGCACGATAGCCCCGGAGGGCACCACGACCTTCGGCTTCGTCGCCACCACCAACGGCACCAACACCCTGCCCACGGTCACCTGCTCCGGCCGCTGAGCCCCGACCCCGACCCTGCGCCCAGGTTCGGCCCCCTGAAGTGATCAAGAGGTTTGCGTCCCCGGGAACGATTCCGGGGACGCAAACCTCTTGATCGACAGCGTTGGCCGCCGGCCAGGCGCGGGGCCCGGGTTGCAGTGGCCGGGTCAGCGGACCATGGAGCCGACCACGGGCTTGGTGAGCAGGGCGGACTGGTTGCGCTGGATGCCCGGGTCGAGGGTCTTGGCGACGAAGATGGCGTGCCAGATGCAGAAGATGAGCACCGTCCACACCTTGCGGGAGTGGTCGGCCTCCTCCCGCTTGTGCTCCTCCAGCAGCCGCATCGCGTACGACAGGTCGAGCAGGTCGCCGGCGCCGGAGGTGGACAGCACGTGCCGGGCCCACTCGTACATCTCGCCGCGCAGCCAGACCCGGGTGGGGGTCGGGAAGCCGAGCTTCTTGCGGTTGACGATGGCCGGCGGCACCACGCCCTGCAACGCCTGGCGCATCGCGTACTTGGTGGCGTCGGAGCGGGGCGGGAGCTTGAGGTCCACCGGGATCCTGGACGCCACGTCGAACACCGCCCGGTCCAGGAACGGCACCCGCACCTCCAGCGAGTGCGCCATCGAGATCCGGTCGGCCTTGACCAGGATGTCGCCGCGCAGCCAGGTGTAGAGGTCGACGTACTGCATCTTGGTGACGTCGTCGAGCTCGGTGCACTCGGCGTAGATGGGCGCGGTGACGTCGGTGTAGCGGACCGAGGGGTCGTAGCGGCGCAGCAGGTGCTGCTTCTCCTCCTCGGTGAACATCCGGGCGTTGCCGTAGTAACGCTGCTCGATCGGGGTGGTGCCGCGCTCCAGGAAGCTCTTGCCCTTCACGCCCTGCGGGATGGCCTTGGAGACCGCCCGCAGCCCCTTCTGCACCCCGTCGGGCAGCCCGTTGACCGAGCTCAACGACAGCGGCTCGCGGTAGATGGTGTAGCCGCCGAAGAACTCGTCGGCGCCCTCGCCGGAGAGCACCACGGTGACGTGCTCGGCGGCCTTCTTCGCCACGAAGTAGAGGGGCACCAGGGCCGGGTCGGCCACCGGGTCGTCCAGGTGCCAGACGATCTTCGGCAGCGCCTCGATCATGTCGTACGGCCCGATCTTGGTCGGGATGGTCGTCACGTCGAGGTGGCGGGCCGAGTCCTGGGCGACGTCGATCTCCGAGTAGCCCGGAACGTCGTAGCCGACGGTGAAGGTCAGGATGTTCGGGTTGAACTCCCTGGCCAGGGCGACCACCGCGGTCGAGTCGATGCCGCTGGAGAGGAACGAGCCGACCGGCACGTCGGAGCGCATGTGCATCCGGACGCTCTCCCGCAGCGTCTCCCGGATCTCGTGGTAGAGCCGCTGCTCGTCGTCGACCGGGGTGGGCCGGAACACCGGCCGGTACCACCGGCGCACGTCGATCCGCCCGCCCGGGGTCCAGGTCAGGTACTCACCCGAGCCGATCCGGCTGATGCCCTTGTGCAGGGTGCCGGGCTCGGGCACGTACTGCAGGGTCAGGTAGTGGCTGAGGTTGGCCGTGTCGATGCCGGCGTCGCCCTGGTAGTTGGAGTGCGCGAAGGGCAGCAGCGCCTTCTTCTCCGAGGCCAGGTAGAGGCCGTCGGCGGTCTCCAGGTAGTGCAGCGGCTTGATGCCGAAGTAGTCCCGGCCGCCGAACGCGCGGCGCTCCTGCCGGTCCCAGATGACGAAGGCGAACATGCCGCGCAGCCGGGTGAGCACCTGCTCGCCCCAGTAGTGGAAACCGGCGACGATCACCTCGCCGTCACCGGCGGTGGCGAACTGCGCGCCGAAGCTCCGGATCAGCTCCTCGCGCAGCTCGATGTAGTTGTAGATCTCGCCGTTGAAGGTGAGCAGGTAGCGCCCGTTCGCGTAGGACAGGGGCTCTTGGCTGGAGGCCACGTCGATGATCGCCAACCGCTTGTGCGCGAACACCCCGTCCGCGTACCGGCCGGAGGCGTCGCCGACCACCTCGACACCGGTCTCGTCCGGTCCGCGGTGGTGCAGGCATTCCAACGCCCCGGCGATGTTGTCGCGGTGGGCGGCGGCGTCGCCGCGCGCGCTGAAGAAGGCCAGGAGTCCGCACATGGTCGCCATCTTTCCACGCGGCCCGAGCGGGCGTCGCAGCACCGCTGGGCTCCACGCCGCGAGGCTGCCCGGCCCGCGCGTCGCACGCGTTCCGGGTCGCTGCCGACCGGATGCGCCTGCGGGAGGCTGTCGAGCTGATGTCGTAGACGACTCGGGCAACCCCCGATGTCGCGAACGACTCAGCTCGACAGCGTCGTGCGACCGACTCGCCCACCGCCCGGCTCGCCGGCCACCGCCTGTCCCGGCGCGATCCGGCCGCCGCGCTGCGCGGTAGCGTCTGACCTGCAACGATGCGGAGACGGAGGGGGCGGAGCATGACCGAGGGACGTACCGACAGCAGGCCGGCGGACGGCACCGGGTCGCACGACCCGGACTTCCCCGAGGCGTTCCTGGCGTTCATGCGGCAGGGCTGGCGGGACACCACCCTGCCGGTCGGCCCGCGGCCCGAGGTGCCGAACCACGCCAGGCGCCGGGCCGCGCTCTCGGCGGCCTTCCCGGGCGAGACCCTGGTGATCCCCACCGGCGGCGAGAAGGTACGTGCAAACGACACCGACCATCCCTTCCGGCCGGGCAGCGACTTCGTCTACCTCACCGGCGACCACGACCCGGACGGGGTGCTCGTGCTGCGGCCGAACGGGTCGGGCCACGACGCCACCCTCTACATGCGGCCCCGGTCGTCGCGGCGGACCGACGAGTTCTTCCGCAGCCGGCACGGTGAGCTGTGGGTCGGTCGGCGGCACACCCTGGCCGAGAAGTCGGCCGAGCTGGGTCTGCCCACGGCGGACCTGACCGAGCTGGACGCGACGCTGGCCGACCTGGCGCCGGGGCGTACCCGGGTGCTGCGCGGCTTCGACGCACGGGTGGACACGGCCGTGCGCCCGTACGACGGCCACCGCGCCGAGGGCCAGCCGGCCCGCGACCGGGAGCTGGCGATCGCCATCTCGGAGCTGAAGCTGGTCAAGGACGAGTGGGAGATCGCCCAGCTCCAGGACGCGGTCGACGCCACCGTCCGGGGATTCGAGGACGTGGCCCGGGCGCTGCCGGCGGACCGGGGCGTGTCGGAGCGCCTGCTGGAGGGGATCTTCGCGCTGCGCGCCCGGCACGACGGCAACGACGTCGGCTACGGCTCGATCGTCGGCGCGGGCGAGCACGCCACGATCCTGCACTGGGTGCACAACCACGGCGCCACCCGGCCGGGCGAGCTGCTGCTGATGGACATGGGCGTGGAGAACCGCAACCTCTACACCGCCGACGTCACGCGGGTGCTGCCAGTCGACGGCCGGTTCACCCCGCTCCAGCGCCAGGTCTACGACGCCGTGCACGCCGCGCAGCAGGCCGGCATCGACGCCATCCGCCCCGGCGTGGCGTTCCGGGAGGTCCACCTGGCGTCGATGCGGGTGCTCGCCCAGGCGCTGTCCGACCTGGGCCTGCTGCCGGTGGGCGTCGACGAGGCCATGGACGGGCGGTCGACGGTCTACCGGCGCTGGACGCTGCACGGCACCAGCCACATGCTCGGCATCGACGTGCACGACTGCGCGAACGCCCGCAAGGAGAAGTACCGGGACGGCACGCTGGGCGAGGGCTACGTGCTCACCGTCGAGCCCGGGCTCTACTTCCAGCCGGAGGACGAGCTGGTTCCCGAGGAACTGCGCGGGATCGGCATCCGGATCGAGGACGACATCCTGGTCACCGCGACCGGCGCGGTGAACCTCTCCGCCGGGCTGCCGCGCGCC is drawn from Micromonospora sp. NBC_01740 and contains these coding sequences:
- the asnB gene encoding asparagine synthase (glutamine-hydrolyzing); its protein translation is MCGLLAFFSARGDAAAHRDNIAGALECLHHRGPDETGVEVVGDASGRYADGVFAHKRLAIIDVASSQEPLSYANGRYLLTFNGEIYNYIELREELIRSFGAQFATAGDGEVIVAGFHYWGEQVLTRLRGMFAFVIWDRQERRAFGGRDYFGIKPLHYLETADGLYLASEKKALLPFAHSNYQGDAGIDTANLSHYLTLQYVPEPGTLHKGISRIGSGEYLTWTPGGRIDVRRWYRPVFRPTPVDDEQRLYHEIRETLRESVRMHMRSDVPVGSFLSSGIDSTAVVALAREFNPNILTFTVGYDVPGYSEIDVAQDSARHLDVTTIPTKIGPYDMIEALPKIVWHLDDPVADPALVPLYFVAKKAAEHVTVVLSGEGADEFFGGYTIYREPLSLSSVNGLPDGVQKGLRAVSKAIPQGVKGKSFLERGTTPIEQRYYGNARMFTEEEKQHLLRRYDPSVRYTDVTAPIYAECTELDDVTKMQYVDLYTWLRGDILVKADRISMAHSLEVRVPFLDRAVFDVASRIPVDLKLPPRSDATKYAMRQALQGVVPPAIVNRKKLGFPTPTRVWLRGEMYEWARHVLSTSGAGDLLDLSYAMRLLEEHKREEADHSRKVWTVLIFCIWHAIFVAKTLDPGIQRNQSALLTKPVVGSMVR
- a CDS encoding aminopeptidase P family protein translates to MTEGRTDSRPADGTGSHDPDFPEAFLAFMRQGWRDTTLPVGPRPEVPNHARRRAALSAAFPGETLVIPTGGEKVRANDTDHPFRPGSDFVYLTGDHDPDGVLVLRPNGSGHDATLYMRPRSSRRTDEFFRSRHGELWVGRRHTLAEKSAELGLPTADLTELDATLADLAPGRTRVLRGFDARVDTAVRPYDGHRAEGQPARDRELAIAISELKLVKDEWEIAQLQDAVDATVRGFEDVARALPADRGVSERLLEGIFALRARHDGNDVGYGSIVGAGEHATILHWVHNHGATRPGELLLMDMGVENRNLYTADVTRVLPVDGRFTPLQRQVYDAVHAAQQAGIDAIRPGVAFREVHLASMRVLAQALSDLGLLPVGVDEAMDGRSTVYRRWTLHGTSHMLGIDVHDCANARKEKYRDGTLGEGYVLTVEPGLYFQPEDELVPEELRGIGIRIEDDILVTATGAVNLSAGLPRAADEVETWLAEQREAGPRLPD